Proteins from a single region of bacterium:
- a CDS encoding type II toxin-antitoxin system Phd/YefM family antitoxin has product MDSSSRTIPAAQFRDQCLRLVDEVRATGEKLIVTKHGRPVAAVVPYVEQSTASVIGWSDDIRIAWDPEEPAIPPGRWQVLSDPDEVLSGDPRGDEG; this is encoded by the coding sequence GTGGACTCATCGAGCAGGACCATTCCGGCTGCGCAGTTCCGTGACCAGTGCCTGCGGCTCGTGGACGAGGTGCGGGCCACTGGTGAGAAGCTGATCGTGACCAAGCACGGCCGGCCTGTCGCCGCGGTCGTGCCTTACGTGGAGCAGTCCACCGCGAGCGTCATCGGGTGGAGCGACGACATCCGGATCGCGTGGGACCCCGAGGAGCCAGCGATCCCACCCGGGCGTTGGCAGGTGCTCTCCGATCCCGATGAGGTGCTGAGCGGCGATCCGCGCGGCGACGAGGGGTGA
- a CDS encoding Fic family protein produces the protein MIYATPPLGDIDESVLAMIGALREDLRFFLHEPRRWTGSLRRAEFARAARGSLSIEGYHTSVESAAAIIDGEEPAEVSDETRHAVAGYREAMNCVLQLAPGAPDINVSLLLSLHFMMMRYDFSKHPGRWRPGAVWVTSSNGEVVYEAPDRELVEPLVDEALAQIAHSEGPAPVTAAMAHLNLTLIHPFSDGNGRMARCLQTLVLAAAAEGASEFVSIEEYLGANTAAYYAVLTEVARGTWSPQNSALPWIRFCLTAHYRQARTVLRRIRELEALWDACEQIARRHRLAPRTVGALVDAARGWHLRRSLYVAITKATAGETISDAVATSDLAAMARAGLLNPVGEKRGRFYAPTEELTNPWQGIRSQRPPADADDPYETARAGVSAEPRLPGLG, from the coding sequence GTGATTTACGCCACCCCACCCTTGGGGGACATCGACGAGAGCGTGCTGGCCATGATCGGCGCTCTGCGAGAGGACCTGCGGTTCTTCCTGCACGAACCGCGACGCTGGACGGGCTCGCTGCGGCGAGCGGAATTCGCCCGGGCAGCGCGCGGGTCGCTCTCCATCGAGGGCTACCACACGAGCGTTGAGAGCGCCGCCGCGATCATCGACGGTGAGGAACCCGCCGAGGTGAGCGACGAGACGCGCCACGCCGTCGCCGGCTACCGCGAGGCCATGAACTGCGTCCTGCAGCTCGCCCCCGGCGCGCCCGACATCAACGTCTCGCTCCTGCTGTCGCTGCATTTCATGATGATGCGGTACGACTTCAGCAAGCATCCCGGCCGCTGGCGGCCGGGCGCCGTGTGGGTGACCAGTAGCAACGGCGAAGTTGTGTACGAGGCACCTGATCGTGAACTCGTGGAGCCGCTGGTGGACGAGGCGCTGGCGCAGATCGCCCACAGCGAAGGGCCGGCGCCGGTGACCGCGGCCATGGCGCATCTGAACCTCACGCTCATCCACCCGTTCAGTGACGGCAACGGCCGCATGGCGCGCTGCCTGCAGACGCTCGTGCTCGCCGCCGCCGCCGAGGGGGCGTCGGAGTTCGTGAGCATTGAGGAGTACCTCGGCGCCAACACCGCCGCTTACTACGCCGTGCTCACCGAGGTCGCCCGAGGCACCTGGTCGCCACAGAACAGCGCCCTTCCCTGGATCAGGTTCTGTCTCACGGCCCACTACCGCCAGGCGCGCACTGTGCTGCGGCGCATCAGGGAACTCGAGGCGCTCTGGGACGCCTGCGAGCAGATCGCCCGCCGCCACAGGCTGGCGCCCCGCACCGTGGGCGCCCTCGTCGATGCGGCCCGCGGCTGGCACCTGCGCCGGTCGCTGTACGTGGCCATCACCAAGGCCACAGCGGGCGAGACCATCAGCGACGCAGTGGCGACCAGCGACTTGGCGGCGATGGCACGAGCCGGGTTGCTGAATCCCGTCGGGGAGAAGCGAGGGCGCTTCTACGCCCCGACCGAGGAATTGACGAACCCGTGGCAGGGCATCCGCAGCCAACGACCGCCCGCAGACGCCGACGATCCCTACGAGACCGCCCGAGCCGGCGTCTCCGCCGAGCCGCGACTACCCGGCCTGGGCTGA